A genomic region of Scyliorhinus canicula chromosome 4, sScyCan1.1, whole genome shotgun sequence contains the following coding sequences:
- the exosc4 gene encoding LOW QUALITY PROTEIN: exosome complex component RRP41 (The sequence of the model RefSeq protein was modified relative to this genomic sequence to represent the inferred CDS: inserted 3 bases in 2 codons; substituted 1 base at 1 genomic stop codon), with protein MAGMELLADQGYRIDGRKSTKLRKIQVRMGVFAQADCSAYIEQGNTKALACTHEFRGARSKSLHDKAMVNCQYNMVTFSTGERKRRPHGDHKSSELTLHLKQTFEAAILTQLYPRSQIDIYVQILQADGGNYCTCVNAATLAVIDAGIPMRDYVCACSTCFVXDLSYIEESTRGYXVALVLLPKSQQITLLEMNSRLYEDHLEKVVDAVAKACGDVYAVLDXVVREHVQEVTTLVGE; from the exons ATGGCGGGGATGGAGCTGCTGGCGGATCAGGGTTACCGGATCGACGGACGGAAGTCCACCAAGCTGAGGAAAATCCAGGTGCGTATGGGGGTGTTTGCGCAGGCCGACTGCTCGGCTTATATCGAACAGGGAAACACCAAGGCACTGGCCTGCACGCACGAGTTTCGTGGTGCTCGCAGTAAATCCCTACACGACAAGGCGATGGTGAATTGTCAGTACAACATGGTGACTTTCAGCACGGGTGAGCGTAAGAGGCGGCCTCATGGTGATCACAAATCCTCAGAGTTGACCTTACATCTGAAACAGACATTTGAAGCTGCTATTTTAACTCAGCTTTACCCAAGATCCCAGATTGACATCTACGTTCAGATCCTACAGGCGGACGGCGGGAACTATTGCACCTGCGTTAATGCGGCAACTCTGGCGGTGATCGACGCCGGGATCCCCATGCGGGACTATGTGTGCGCGTGCTCCACGTGTTTTGT GGATCTCAGCTACATCGAAGAATCTACAAGGGGCTACTAGGTGGCACTGGTTCTGCTCCCCAAGTCCCAGCAGATCACCTTGCTGGAAATGAACTCGAGATTATATGAGGACCACCTGGAGAAAGTGGTAGATGCAGTGGCCAAAGCGTGCGGGGATGTGTATGCCGTGCTGG GCGTGGTCAGGGAGCACGTGCAGGAAGTTACCACACTGGTGGGGGAATGA